cgcgtttcctctctgcagtgcgcatctctcgcttctcaagcacctccttcgccttcttcatctgcgcCACACAACAACGCAGAGTCGGAAGAACAGACAACCGAAAATACAAAAATACGATAATCCAGGAAGCgcgcgaaaaagacgagaaaaccCAAAAAAAACCAGGAAGCAACTAACAGGAGAATCCACTTCCTCGCGCGTCGTTCCCGGCTCTCGATACAGGAGTAGAGAAAAGTACGTTTCTCAAATGGCAACGAGACACCCTCTGACAGAGGAGCTGCTTTGCCACCCAGGCGAACTTGACTGTGTCTCGGAACGTTGACTGGCAAAAAACTGTCGGCCCTCAGTTCCACAGGCGTTTGTAGAAAAACGTTCAAAGAAAAACATGCCCCCCACAGAAATGAAGTCGCTTCTGAACTTgcgcgaagaagaatcgAATAGGTGCGACGCAAACGAACAGGAACCCCACCGCatcaaaaaaacaaagaattCTTTCGAACGAACTAGTGGAGGGAGACTAGACAGGAGTGtctgcgaagaaagacatTGGACAGGCAGTTCTCCGCGACGAGCGCTTCTCTTGTTCCAGCGCTCTTGGCACACGGGCATATCGCTCTCTCGCCAGGCTCTCTGGCCAGACAATCGAGCTGCGTTGCTCTGTTTGTCAACCGAGAAAAGGCGTTCAAAGAAAGCAGCGGAAGGCGAGTCCAAGACTGTGAAACAGCGAGTGTGCTCTTCTCGACCTTCTTGCTCTTGAGACGCGCATTCCGTCTTGTCCTAAAGAACGAAGAATCCTTTCGTGGTTCGCGGATTCTAGGTCttgttcttccctctccttctttctctctgctttcccaCTGCTTGCAATTCTCTCGTTACCTGTTTCTGTTCCTCAGTGACAAAGTATTCGCCAGACTCGAGAAGCAAGTCCTCCTTCCGCGGGGTCTGCTCCGGCGGGAAGAGacttttgcttttcttcttgatCGCCGCGCGCCGCGCCTTTCGCTGCACATTTCGTTTCTTGAACTGTGGAAGAAAACGCTCCCAGTTCTCCTGAATGAAGAGACCAGACAGCTGCTAACTTCGGCGCGTCGCGCGGTGGAGGACAGCAAGCGCTCGACGGCGCGGAGGAACAACTAGAAACGAGTTCgctctcttccactttctaCACAAAAAAAGCGCGGTCGTGCGTGGGCAACTACTGCAGCGAAACACGACAAATGCATTCGCCATGAGTCTTCATGGAAGCAGATACACCAGGTTCGCTTTCGTCGCCTGGCGATTCCGATAAATCTCGAATTCTACTGcttgctcttctttcgtttcgctttctctttcatTTCAtgttctcgtttcttcgtgtttgcctcctttctctccagcgtTGTTCCACTCAGCAGCTCGAGGTGAAGCAGATAGGCCTTGCAAGGTCGCTTCGCGCCTTTCCATGGTCGCCTGTGCACCTGAGCTGGAGACATCTCCCGCGTCCTCGTCGGTCACAGACTCACCTCGACCAGGGCAGGGTCCTTCTCCAGCTCCCGTTTAATCATCAGTTCCTTGATGTGGTAAACAGGGTGGATGTTCTTCATGCAGTCTTCCACGAGACGTTGAACCTAAGAGGGGAAGCGACAAATCCTTTCAAACACGAAAACGCTACGCAAGACGCGACTCCAAACGCTGTGCACGAGCCTGAGACGAACGATAAAAACGGTCAGGAAAAGGATACATAAAAAACATACATCCACATGCCcatggaaaaggaaacatacataaatatgtatgtatatataaatataaatacatgtatacatattcatataaTCATGCATGTTTATAGGTCTGCAAACCttcatatatgtatattcatataaatatatatatatacatatatatgtgtatattaCTTAATTGTTTAGATACATGCGCAAATGTGTACATGTCTATCTTTGCACGTGTTTTTTCTTACAACTTTTATTCCTTTGTGGGTGCCCATAACAGAGACAGTCTGTCCCTGCACGAGGACGTAGCATTTCGTCAGGAGTTCGATCGCCTTCAGAGTCGAGCCGTTAGGCCCGACgagtctctgccttctcttcacgaatttctcctgcatgcaaaaggaagaaaaaccaaCTCAGAGACAGGTGGCGTTCACGGAAGAGGGAAATgagaagacgcgcgcgaCCCCtgagtggagaagagcgccGCATTCgcgacgaaagaagagagaacagggtCCTTCTCAGGAAGCAAGAAATTGGTCGGCTGCTCGGAGACGCACGCATTCGTCAATTCCGACCGGGACAcagtgaggaagaaagacaaaaagggggagagaagaagcaaagaatgTGAAGAAAAACCACAGGAAAGTCCGTGTTCCTCAGAAGGACGGACAGAAGGTCGTTTGCGCTcctggaaacgaagacgagaaactcgtttttctctcggaggaacaaggcagaaaaagacacagacacagagaacacCCGCGAGTGGAAAGGGAGAGCCATGAGAATCACAGGAActgcaaaagagaaaaataCTCAAAGCGAACTCACTTTGTTTCGAACCATGCCTCCGATTTTAATGATGTCGCAGAACATTCCATCTGCAACAGAACAACAACTCAAACATCAACGGCGTCTCCGATACCCTTATGTCGGCCTCTGATCTCTCCAGGGATGCCTCGTTCTCAAGATTttctgtctgctgtctctgtctgtctcccttctctcttgctgtctctgtctccttcttgctTGTGGGGTTCCCTCAGCTTCCCGAGCTGTTTgcagttttcttcgctttcgctcTGTCGAGCCTCACCATCGAGAATTTTCCTTGCTTGCGCGATCGGGACGCTTCGGGCCAACAGCTTGATCATGTCGCGCGCCTGACGAGAGAGccgcaggagaagaacggaaacCATGTTCCAGACACTTGTGTACGGCGAGACAAGCAACCATGTTCCTCCACCGAGGAAAAAGCACGACGAATCGCAATCGCCGCTTTCCATGCCTCGCcgctccttccttctcttctcctcttgtgTCCTGAGGTGCCCCGTGAGCtattcttcttccttttcttcctcttctccctccctcctccttttctcctcctccttttctctctcgaggtagcctctcctctctcggatCTCTGCGCAGGACCCAgttctgccttcttttctcgcgcgaGGCTTTTGCGTCGACTTCCTCCGTACTGCGTCACCGCAAGAGCTTCTCTGTACCTTGATGATGATGTACGGGTCGAAGGTTTTCTTTGTCGTTCGCACAGTCATGGATCCCTCGATGAGGTCGAGCTCCGCCTTGACGAAGTGCTGACCCAACGCGCGTTTCACTTCTGGCCAGACTTCCTTCAAATATTTCTCGCGGTACTGCGGAAAGAGACATGCGAAGCTGCTCTCCTCAAGCATCCCCCCAGGATTGTGTTCCTGCACAGCAACGCAACAgacaacagaggagagacgcccgCGCGATGAACAGGGGCGAACAGACTGACACAGAAAGGgcaggggaaagagagagccgagggagaagggaggaaaacggccggagaaagagcgaagacaaaagaaagacggagaggcacTGGACGGTTCCGCGCTCTGGCGCCGCGAACGCATAACAGAAAAGGACTGACGAAACAGACCGACACTCCTGCACCTGCGCTGCAGCCGCAACTCGACAGAAGTCTGCACATGAGGATCCAGAAGGCTGaagcgtgcatgcacctgaGAGAGGAAGTGAAGATAAACTGCGGCCGCCTAGAGAGACCTTCTCTTACCGGCTTGAATTCCTCGATTTTCCAGTGGTCAACATCGTCGGTGTCCCAAggcttgtctcttctgtaCTTCCCCCGCTTGCCCTCTTTTTTCGCGGCTGGCttgccctctgtctcctcagtcttcgcctccaccGACGGTCcgtccgtctcctcctccgtgGGGCCTTGCtgccctcgcttcttctttgtctccattGCCGTTCCGCACCGCAGAGGACGCGAAAACGCAGAATGCGGACGGAAGAACTCCGGAACGCGCAAGAGATTTGCAGACGCTTGCAAGAGAAGGGTGAAGAtccagagaggcgagagcacGCAAGAAAGACCgagagcagaggacgaaaaaCACTGGCAATGCGGGCCGCTCTCACCAACCACGGAAAAAAGGGGGAAGGAGGGGGAAAGCTGGAGGCACCCTGAACGCGATGCGGGTACGGAAAAGCTTCAGACACGAACAGGGGAGAAACCGTATTTCTTGTTGAGGAAATGTTCAGTGGGAGACGAACGGAGAGGGTCAAACGTTCCTTTACCGAATGCGCGCTGCATGCCAACCGGAGCCGACAGGCAGTTGCTTCCGGGAAGCTGTTCAGTGGACGGACGGGGgaaacggaaaaagaagatactcgaaaaacagaaaacaaccgctctcttttccttgaAAAAAATCCAGAAGGTCGGAACTACTGTGACAAGTTCGAGGAAAAAGGGAACGCTTTGTCAACTTAAGCTGCtcaaaacgcatgcatgcacgcggcCTCGCGGAACTCGGTGACCAGCGTCGTGGTGCTTGAGCCTGACCTAGGCGTCTGAGTGTTTTTGAAAACGCGCCAATTAGGGAATGAAAAATGGCGGACTGATGTTTTCGCTCGTCACCCGTCGGTTCTTCGTTGCCTGCCTTTTGACAAAGTCCTTCGCAGTCCTTCAATTTGCACAGAACacgggagaaagcgaggaaaacacCGAGATTGTtttcagagaaaacaaagaatatgaagagacagggggTTCACGTGCTCCCGGCGATATAGCGAGCCAGCTCACGAGCTGTGTGTACACGTAAGAAAGAGTTCTTCCCGCTCTGTCCACTTGAAGGCAGCTAGCGGGGCTTCGCGCGCTGTTTTCGGCCCATAGAGCTCTACGAAACAGACTTCTACAAACACAGTAAGAGGAACACCAGGCATAAATGTGTGTCTTCAACGTGTCTCCTGCGCGTAGACATACAGACACATTCGGCGTATGTGTACGGTTGTCCATATGATGACTGCGCAGGAGCCTTTCGGCGGGACTCTAGCGCCGCCGAGGAGTTAGGAAAGACAACGAAGCAACATGTCAGGTCGTTTTCGTGAAGTGCAACATGCGAGGAAGaccttcgtctcccctttTCAGCGTCTCGGCATGAGTCTTCGTGAGGCCTTGCAAACCACGTGATCGGCTTATATACGGATGTACCCTCTGGGAAGCATACTTCTGCGCGAGAGTCAACTTGACGAGGCGGGTGTCAGGTGAAACAGCGATGAAAACCCGTTTCTCTAAGAGAAACGAACTCAGTgattcgcttccttttctcttcataGTTCAGACTGGcactttcgcttttccttgCCAGCCCCAGGGCTGCCAAGCTCGCCACAAGAACTGGAGGTGACCTAACGGGGTATAGTGGGAATTTACCGAAACACGGTGTAGGAACGCCCGCCGGAGATTCTTTTTGGGCAAACTGGCCAATGGGTAATTTCATTTTCTCTGAACGGATTGGAAGATTCAGATAGCAGAGAAGAGTTTTCTCTGCCCGGTGTTCAGGATCTTGTCCTTGCGTTGACACGGTACTGAAACACCGCCTTCGGTCGTTAGCTACCCCGAGAACGTCGGAGAAAGTGCAAGAAAGACGGCTTCCCCGTATTTGTCGGAATCCGCGACGCGAAATGACTCGAGGAAGTGTGTTTAAACGTGGGTAAGGCTTTTTTGCCAGTAAAAATTCCCCGGAGAACCCCCCGGCTGAGACGGCTCGCCAGTGTGTGTGCTTACGAATGCCGTGAGAAAAGACCATCGCGAAGTCGAGACTAGAACAAGAATCGACACCAGGGAAGAACGTTTTTTTCGAACAACGCGTGTCAGGCTCTTTGCAACCTTTTAGCAGTGTCGCTTTGGCCAAGGCTGCGACTTCCTCCGCGAAAAACCCCAACAATCCGCTCTCGCCGTCGGCTCAGACAATAAGCGCACATCGTGAGGATTCCCGCTTCGTGTGAGGCTTCCCTGTTTTTTTATCTGCGTTTGCTTGCTTTGTGGTGGCAGCGTCTAGTCGCTTTTTCGTTAAAAAAAGAAATCGATGGGTGTCAGTGTGCACTGGAGTGTCCGTTGTCTCAGACGAACTGAACTCTGAGGCTCGTGTCCTTTGCGAGCTATGCGATTCCTGTTCCGTCTCTGGAGTCGTTGTCACTTGACCGTCTCCGGCGCTCCTTCGGCGGGCAGAGGGGGCGAGTCTTCCGATGAGGGAAGCGACCCGACTGGGTTTTCGCTGAAAAGATTTTCCACCACATTTTTGCAGCGTCTGCGCTTTGTCTAGACCCCTTCGCGCGTCCTGACATTCCCTCGGTTCTCCAGAAACACCAGCGGCGTGTCTTCGGCAAACGGCGAAGTCCTGTTGCGAGTCTTACTCGTTCCTCACGAACTCCCCCTCTTTTCCCTCACTCTTCAAGACTGTCCTTCTGCCGTGTTCAACTAGGTACCCTCTGCACCTTTCCACGAAAAAGAAGTCACCAGCCTCGAGAGCATACACACCGTAACGCCAAGGAGGATCCGAGGAAGCCCGGATCGTCTGTGTCACTTCAATACAGGGTTTCAGCAGGTTCTAGACCCTCAAAGCTTGTCATTCCGACTATGCTCAAAGCGATTCTTTCCATATGTGTATCCGCATGCAGCTTTGTACAGTTCCGTCTGCGTATTTGCATCTGCCTGCTGGTTTTTAGAAAAACCTTTTTTCAGACGTTCACGTGATTTGCGGACTTTCTCGTTTAAGGCGGACTCGAAAAGTCTGAGAGGCAGGGGGAGATGGCGGACAGCCCGGGACTAGAGCGACACTgaacgagaggaagcacACTGGAACTGCTCGGCCTTTCTCCACATGAATTCTGTCGAACTGAGTTTCCCCGTTTGCACTCGCGGCCGACACCAATGGAAGAGagctcctgcgtcttctccgccagTCGACCAGATGAGGAGCGACGACGTCTCCGTCGACGACGGGGGTCTGTCTCTTcattctcctctgtctctcccgctttcttctcttcctgctcatTCTGCTggtgcttcttctgtctcgttctctttctctcgtggCCGACGTTGCCAAGCCAAGGAGCTGATGCAAGTCCTCATGCGCCGTCCGCGCAGCCCAGTCCTCTCGCGCTGATCaggaaggacggagagacacaaggaaacggagaagttCTTCAGACAGACATCTCAGGAAAGTCTTCCGACACCCGTCCTCTCGCACCTCTCTCCActgctccttcgtctccccctcCTGCGACTTCGTCTCAagtcctgtctcctttccgcttctctgctgaGCCTCGCGAGTTTGCGGCTTGGCGAGCGTCGGGGTTCCTTTTTGACCGAACATGcacgcgtctcttcctctttccagaAGCTGAGCAATTCGCCGTCCCAGTTCTCGCCgacgtctcctctgtctccggcgtctccgaTTCCGTCAGCTTGCCTTCGCCGAGTCTGCGAGGCTTGCCTGTTCAGGAGCGTGAGAGCCGCGACGGCTTGTCTGCGTTCGAGGAGGACGGTCTTCCGAGTTCcaactcttcttcgtttcctcagACACGGGCCATCGTCACGCATCTGTCGCGAACCGAGGGAGCCGTGGAGAGTCTCTTCGGCCTCGTCGAGTCGTGGAGATTCACCTTCGGTGTGTTGGATCGAAAGGACGTCGCTGGCGACGAACTGCCTTCAACGCATCTTTTAaagtctccgcttcttcaccGACAGGTTGCTgtcagcgacgaagaggcgagagacgcgacccTCCGGTCTCCACCCGACTGTGAGTCTCGAGGAAGACTGGaacgctgcttcctctcagGAGAATTCTCTTGAGAAGAGGCGGTGCCATCTTTTGACCACGGTGATGCGTTCTTTCGCAAGGGAACGGCCTGCcggcttctgcatgcatttgcctGCAAGGACTGAATGGCCAGGGTGGGTTCCAGGACGGGACGCGGACGGTTCGCTGCTGTGTGTGCCCATCGCACAGAAACTTTCAGAAACGCTGAAAGTCGTCGACCTACCGAGCAAAAACTCTGCTGTGTGCTGCGCCTCCCAGGGGCTCCACAGAAACggtcctcgtcttctttcaagtgtctctttgtctccaggcaagcgacttctgtccctACGCCTGTCTCGTCGTCTCGTTTCAggtctcgcctcttctcctcgcaagtgtctccccctttctctttttcaagtgtcgctgcttctcctcgcaAGGATATGTTCTGTTTCCGTCCTGCCTGCGCTTTGCCTTCAGCGACTCCACTCATCACCGatcttctcgtctttgcgGACCCGCGCGTCGAAGCAGCCACACTGCCTCCTGTTTGTGAACAGCTGCGGCCTTGGGAAGGCCATCACGTCGCCGCCCTCCGTCTCCAGTCTCGTCTCcgccgtgtctctctccttcgctctctctcctctcactcttcttctcgtgtgtctccctcctcttcctctccttctctcgcgtcttctttctcgcgtcgACTGCATGTCCCGCGTTTGTCTGCGCGGAACtggcagacgcatgcaagtcgCTGTTTCGTCATTTTCACCTTCGTGGCGGGGACTGAGACCCCCGACGGTCGGTGGGATCGCGTGCGCGAGGCGGCGGatctcgcgttcctcgcgGAGCCTGTCGTCGCAGCGACTGTGAGTGTCTACGACGAAGTTCTGAAGGTGCCAGCTTCTGCCCTTCTGACGCCGTCGCTCCTGCACccgccgagaagaagcgcggagaTCGACGGGGCGCCGCCcggcagaaggcgacaggcgagagCTGCGCTCGCCTttgaaggaaaaaaggagaaccGCACCCGCTGGCTCGTCGCACAAGAAgacactgcatgcaaatccGACACGAGCGAAGTCGCGCTCAAGGAATACGCACGGTGAGACAGCGAGACCTTCGTCTCTGGACGTCGTCAGGAGGCGGCTGTGCTGCCAGGACTCGCGCCATCAAGAAAATGAAGGAGCGTTCTGGGGAAAGAACGAGACACCTCCTCCTGTCGGGGACTCCACAACCTCTCCAAGTCCCGTCCCCTGGGATGTCAAAACATGCATctatgcatgcgtctgcaaACAGATCTTCGTTCATAAACACATATATGCTTAAGTCTGTTGAcatctccatatatatatatatatatgtatttaaatttatatatatatatatatatatatatatatggagatgCATGTTTGGCTGGATGTTTGTGTATGGACATACACGTGGCTGTGGATAGAGAGTGTTGAAATCATTGTGTGAactgaatatatatatatatatatatatgaatatgaatatatgtatatatgtatacatatatatatgtctgtgtatatatgcgtatatgtgcatatatgtatatatgtcgATAgatgtcttcgtttctgtgctTTGGAACACACGATGAGAGACGTTGATAAGGCTGAGTGTAGAGGATGTGTGTACTGCTGAGTGAGTGCATTTCTGAGTCGAAGGCTTCGTGAGTTCGGCGTTTTTTGATGCAAAGTGTTGGGTTTCGTTATTTTTGTTCAGGCTTTTTGGTTTGAAGATGCCACAGTCCGTCTGGATCGGCGACGTCTGGAGGGGGGCCCCGCAACTTCTCTCGCGACTTTcgcgtctcgcctttttGGTAGGAAAACCATTTTTCAAGTTTCCTttgctctctgcgtcgttccCTGCAGGTTGTCCGCTCGTTCCTCCCGTCACCGTTCCTCAtccatctctcttctctgcagttgCCAGCGGTTGAGAGACACTTGtgagagacaggaacgaTGCTTCTCACGCCCAGTGTGTTTCCGCGTGGACCTCTGTATGTTCGTGTAtttggagagagacacgcatTTATGTATCGGCGTTTAATCGATAGCTGCATGTGCTTATCTTTGTGCACATCTGTttatggatatatatatatatatatacagacaaTTTTGTCTGCGTTCATGCGTGAGAAATAAAGCACTGGGTCGGTTAGGCGCGGACATGCGTCTGTTCGATTTTCCCCTCGAGTTCGCGTCAGAAGGCGCGTCGTGCGGtgacgctgtctctcttaAGAACCTTTTTCAgattgtttttcttcgcctttcacACATACTCGAATCAAACACTCACGTATCTCTACATTTGGAAACTTCATGCATCTACACATACATTGTATATCTGGTGTTTTTCCATGTTACTgcctgtgtgcatgcgtcgacatCTATGAGAAAATGTACGTTCAGTCTTCGTCACACCGCCAAACACGTACAtgtctgcatatatatatccgcatatgtgtatgtagtTATTTTGCGAGTGTGTATTTGCTCTTGTGCATGTAAAAGTATCCGTTTTTCGTCAGTGTTTTCGGGGGAATTGCTTTATGTTTTTCAGATTGCAGATTTCCTTCTATTTCATGATCCCGTGCTCGGACGCACGGAAGGCGGTTACGGATGGACtttgtcttgtctcttcgcctACGCTCTCCATCTTGCCGCGTCGCATTTAGTGCATCCTGAGATGCTCCTTGTGGatccccgtctctctctcggtgaGAAAAGTTGattttttctttctgaaaGGACAGAACGCCCGAGATGTGGCGACTGTTTCATGTGCTTTGCTCTAGATACATCTACAACGTGTACATCAATGTTTTCAACTATACATAAATAAGAAAATATACAGAATATGTAAATGAATAAAGATCTACctatacgtatacatacattacatacatatatatatatatatatatatagtggcgcgtgtctctgtgtgtttgaGACCCAGATATatcggtgcatgcatgtgcatgcgttttctaTAAATGTCGTTATGCACCGTTCGTTGAGACTGACACCGTCACATGGCAAAGGAAACAGATCACCTcacgcttgtctctctcggtctgTAGTTAGAGAAGCGGGGAGATATTTTTGTTGTGTTTTTTGACGTGGGTGGCGCCACAGATTCACAATCGAGCGTTACAGAGGCAAACGccagtgtacagacaccagCGCTGGTACTTCTGTATCCAAAGGCAGGGACTCTGGAGGAGCACTGGATCCGCGCCGTGGGAAACAAATTTAGATTCATGATCACGCAAGCATAAAAAACCAcccacacacacataaatATGTCGCCTTATGGTGTGTCCATGATtcgatacatatatatatatatatatatatatatatatatatatccatgtatatgcatgtgtttACAAGCAGCTCGAAGATGGGTGTTCTGTTTTGTGAGTGCAGATCTTTCTGAGTCCTCGTCTGAGGCTGCGGCTGAGGATCTGTCCAAGACTGAGAGCATCGTGTTGATTTCTGGAGAGTCACGGCAGGTCCAGGACGGAGCGAAAGgtggaggaaaagcagcagaggcttctagcattcttctgtctctgtaccggaacgtggaagaagaggcgtcACTCGCGTTCCCGCTGGCTTTGACTGAATTCGAAGAAACTGACGCGAAATCGCCGGAGAACGGACCGAGTGTCCTGGCCTACGCAAGAACGTGTGTGTTCTATGGAAGCCGGAGATATCGGCAGCGAAAACGCGCAGTCGTAAGGCACCCACAGCGACAAAGAACGTAGCAGCAACATCCACGACTTCCGTGGATCTCCTTCCGGTGCTGTAGGAAGGACGTAGTTCGTTCGTGGTTTCTCTCGTatctctccgcttctcgctTGCTCGGTTTCGGTGTCTGTTGACGTgtgtgctgtctctgcttctctgtgctcctctctcgtACGCGTGTCGCacgcttcttcgcgttttcctgtctttctttgGTGCGTGCGGTTCTTTTGCaatttcgttttctcgttgTCTGTTTCACTTCCTGTCCACGTGCTTCCCCGTTTCCTCATCCAGCGgtcgcctttcttccacCCACCTGTGCTGCGTCTCGGCGAAGAACTTGTCGATGGGCCGGCCGTCTCTCAGAGCTCGACCGACGCCGCCGACCTCGCTCGCGATACGCCTCTGTTTCCGACGGCTTTGATTCGAAAGGAACTGACGGACTTCTTTCGGTGTCCTGCAGACCATCCCTATCCTTTTTCGGACTCTGCGTTCGCAGACAAATGCTGCAAGACGAAACTGGATTGCGACAGCCAGCCTCTGACCTCTCTCTCCAAGTGTTGCGGTAACAATGTGGCGTGTCGCGCTCCGCCGTGTGACCCGGACGCAGACGATGGtaaggcagagaaagaggaagtcAGGGaacttctctgctttttcagtAGGGTGGCGAGGAATGCGGGAGTGGAGGGGGGGGGCTGCTGCTGGTCCATACTCCGGTTGTTTCGCTTCGCGGTCCGACGGCGTTGCAGCTGTCTGTGTCGTCGGTGCGGGTGTCCCCCCGATGATGCGCATGGTTGCCTGGGCTGTCGTGTCAGGACGGATGTCTCGCACTTGTTTCCGAGGTTCGTCACCTTccccgtctgcttctctccgcttttATTCAGCTGTCATGGACGTCCCACCCGCCACATCGGCGAGCGAGTGTCCAGCGGCGTTTCCGTACCCGTACAGTCCGACTCGCGCCTTGACGTTCTGCTGCGCGAGCGACCGAGACTGTTCGGGGGAACCGCTGCAACCGGAGTCTAAGTGTTGCTACAACCACGCGTACGCGGAGTGCTTGGATGCGCCGTGCGCTCCTCACAGGTAAGCCGAGCAACCGACGAGGGCGCCGGGGAAACGCGTTCCGCAGCAGGGGACTCGCAGCACCAAGTCGTCCAGGAGCGGCGGGCGGTATCGCAGTTTTctcatgtgcatgcgcgcgcatGCGGGTGCTTTATGCAGAAACGTGTTGGTGGCTCTCGGGGCGGCGCACCGATACAGCTTGACTCCTGAGCGTGCACCGCGACTCGTGGAGATGATGGGGAAACTGAACGCGAGCCGCAACCAAAGCGTGCGAATGGCTGTGGAGGCACTGCAGCATCTGCACTTGGTGGAGAATTTCATCAACGAAGCTTTCCGGGACAGGTCAGAACACGAAGTACACCGTCGCTAGTCAGGTGAATGGCGCCGTCTGGCTGCTCGGCGGATCAAAAAGCGCTCGGGGCCGCGGTGTACGCGTGCCTTCGCCACGTGGACCGGGACCTCCGCGCAGCAGACTGACGTGGATTTCCACGAGAGGAATGCCAGGACATTAGTGCATAGGAATGTGCGTCTGAGGAACGGAACAGTACATTGGATCAAAGAGGTCTTCCTAATGGATGTGTGTaggcgacacagagacgaaacaacTGGCCGCATCGCTGGAAGATGAGTCTGGAAAATGTTTTTGGGTTAGCACAGGAAAAACGCGTGACTTGCTGGAACACTGCGACGTGTGTAGCCCACGGAAACACaggatatatgtatatgtaaatgGTGAAGGCGGAAACGTTTTCTCGATTCTATTGGCTTGGCTTTGGGTAGGAGTGCCTGCAGAGATTCTCTGGAAGCAGGCAAGTTGTTCGGCTTGCACTGAAACGTAGATTCGCGGCTGTAGGATGCACTACTGAAATTCTGACGCGAAAGAGC
This genomic interval from Toxoplasma gondii ME49 chromosome VIIb, whole genome shotgun sequence contains the following:
- a CDS encoding ribosomal rna assembly protein mis3, putative (encoded by transcript TGME49_262070) → METKKKRGQQGPTEEETDGPSVEAKTEETEGKPAAKKEGKRGKYRRDKPWDTDDVDHWKIEEFKPEHNPGGMLEESSFACLFPQYREKYLKEVWPEVKRALGQHFVKAELDLIEGSMTVRTTKKTFDPYIIIKARDMIKLLARSVPIAQARKILDDGMFCDIIKIGGMVRNKEKFVKRRQRLVGPNGSTLKAIELLTKCYVLVQGQTVSVMGTHKGIKVVQRLVEDCMKNIHPVYHIKELMIKRELEKDPALVEENWERFLPQFKKRNVQRKARRAAIKKKSKSLFPPEQTPRKEDLLLESGEYFVTEEQKQMKKAKEVLEKREMRTAERKRERQQAFEPSAENSAKKRHAGTAESAGSAESASRDSISAIAERLQVRTKKGAKKSAGGAAHLL
- a CDS encoding hypothetical protein (encoded by transcript TGME49_262060), translated to MEESSCVFSASRPDEERRRLRRRRGSVSSFSSVSPAFFSSCSFCWCFFCLVLFLSWPTLPSQGADASPHAPSAQPSPLALIRKDGETQGNGEVLQTDISGKSSDTRPLAPLSTAPSSPPPATSSQVLSPFRFSAEPREFAAWRASGFLFDRTCTRLFLFPEAEQFAVPVLADVSSVSGVSDSVSLPSPSLRGLPVQERESRDGLSAFEEDGLPSSNSSSFPQTRAIVTHLSRTEGAVESLFGLVESWRFTFGVLDRKDVAGDELPSTHLLKSPLLHRQVAVSDEEARDATLRSPPDSTPLITDLLVFADPRVEAATLPPVCEQLRPWEGHHVAALRLQSRLRRVSLLRSLSSHSSSRVSPSSSSPSLASSFSRRLHVPRLSARNWQTHASRCFVIFTFVAGTETPDGRWDRVREAADLAFLAEPVVAATVSVYDEVLKVPASALLTPSLLHPPRRSAEIDGAPPGRRRQARAALAFEGKKENRTRWLVAQEDTACKSDTSEVALKEYARLFGLKMPQSVWIGDVWRGAPQLLSRLSRLAFLIADFLLFHDPVLGRTEGGYGWTLSCLFAYALHLAASHLVHPEMLLVDPRLSLDLSESSSEAAAEDLSKTESIVLISGESRQVQDGAKGGGKAAEASSILLSLYRNVEEEASLAFPLALTEFEETDAKSPENGPSVLAYARTCVFYGSRRYRQRKRAVRSPFFHPPVLRLGEELVDGPAVSQSSTDAADLARDTPLFPTALIRKELTDFFRCPADHPYPFSDSAFADKCCKTKLDCDSQPLTSLSKCCGNNVACRAPPCDPDADDAVMDVPPATSASECPAAFPYPYSPTRALTFCCASDRDCSGEPLQPESKCCYNHAYAECLDAPCAPHRNVLVALGAAHRYSLTPERAPRLVEMMGKLNASRNQSVRMAVEALQHLHLVENFINEAFRDRSEHEVHRR